One segment of Ahaetulla prasina isolate Xishuangbanna chromosome 9, ASM2864084v1, whole genome shotgun sequence DNA contains the following:
- the PCSK7 gene encoding proprotein convertase subtilisin/kexin type 7 isoform X2 gives MEAAGDARRCPARALLLLLLLLVAGWGASGATGTRPCSAAGCPESLAWAVRLTGPEEELDRLADDLAREARLVNVGRIGELKGHYLLAYRPAAASDRATGGLRRAAEALFARHAAVGWHAAQRLLKRSKRALHFNDPKFPQQWHLDNRKSPGMDINVTGVWERNVTGQGVTVVVVDDGVEHTIKDIQPNYSPEGSYDLNSNDPDPMPHPDEENGNHHGTRCAGEIAAVSNNSFCAVGVAFGSRIAGIRVLDGPLTDSLEAVAFNKHYQINDIYSCSWGPDDDGKTVDGPHQLGKAALQHGVIAGRRGFGSIFVVASGNGGHHNDNCNYDGYANSIYTVTIGAVDEMGYKPFYAEECASMLAVTFSGGDKLMRSIATTDWDLQRGTGCTEGHTGTSAAAPLAAGLIALMLQVRPCLTWRDVQHIIVFTATKYEDHRAHWDVNQAGLSHSHQHGFGLLNAWRLVNAAKVWESVPYLASYISPLLKEKRAIALDPGQLEATWNVTKADLEPSGLKTLEHVAVTVSITHPRRGNLEIHLLCPSGMDSLVGTARSMDSDPTGFVDWTFSTVRCWGEEAQGTYRLIIRDVGDETLIAGRLDQWQLTLYGSSWTPTQIQERQRP, from the exons ATGGAGGCCGCCGGGGACGCTCGCCGCTGCCCTGCccgggcgctgctgctgctgctgctgctgctcgtgGCCGGCTGGGGCGCCTCCGGGGCGACGGGGACGCGGCCTTGCTCGGCTGCCGGCTGCCCGGAGAGCCTGGCGTGGGCCGTGCGCCTGACCGGCCCCGAGGAGGAGCTGGACCGGCTGGCCGATGACTTGGCCCGGGAGGCCCGCCTGGTCAACGTGGGCCGGATCGGCGAGCTGAAGGGCCACTACCTCCTGGCCTACCGGCCCGCCGCCGCCTCCGACCGGGCCACCGGAGGGCTGCGGAGGGCGGCCGAGGCGCTGTTCGCGCGGCACGCGGCCGTGGGCTGGCACGCGGCGCAGCGGCTGCTCAAGCGCTCCAAGCGCGCCCTGCACTTCAACGACCCCAAGTTCCCCCAGCAGTGGCACCTG GACAACCGCAAGAGCCCCGGGATGGACATCAACGTGACAGGCGTGTGGGAGCGGAACGTGACAGGCCAGGGGGtgacggtggtggtggtggacgatGGTGTTGAACACACCATCAAGGACATCCAGCCCAACTAT AGCCCAGAAGGCAGCTACGATTTGAACTCCAATGACCCTGACCCCATGCCCCACCCAGACGAGGAGAACGGCAACCACCACGGGACCCGCTGTGCTGGGGAGATTGCAGCCGTCTCCAATAACAGCTTCTGCGCAGTGGGCGTTGCCTTTGGGAGTCGGATTGCAG GGATCCGCGTGCTGGATGGGCCCCTCACAGACAGCCTGGAGGCCGTTGCCTTCAACAAGCACTATCAGATCAATGACATCTACAGTTGCAG CTGGGGCCCAGACGACGATGGCAAAACAGTGGACGGCCCCCATCAACTTGGAAAG GCCGCCCTGCAGCATGGCGTGAttgctggtcggaggggctttggCAGCATCTTCGTGGTGGCCAGTGGCAATGGGGGCCATCACAATGACAATTGCAACTATGATGGCTACGCCAACTCCATCTACACAGTCACCATTG GTGCTGTGGATGAGATGGGTTACAAGCCATTCTATGCGGAGGAGTGCGCCTCCATGCTGGCCGTGACCTTCAGCGGAGGCGACAAGTTGATGAGAAGCATT GCAACAACAGACTGGGATTTGCAGAGGGGAACAGGTTGCACGGAAGGGCACACGGGCACCTCTGCTGCAGCCCCCTTGGCTGCCGGACTGATTGCCCTCATGCTGCAGGTGCGCCCTTGCCTCACCTGGAGGGATGTCCAACACATCATAGTCTTCACAGCCACCAAG TACGAAGACCATCGTGCCCACTGGGATGTCAACCAGGCTGGCCTAAGCCACAGTCACCAGCATGGGTTCGGACTGCTGAACGCCTGGCGGTTGGTCAATGCAGCCAAG GTCTGGGAGTCTGTCCCTTATCTGGCCTCCTACATCAGCCCCCTTCTGAAGGAGAAGCGAGCCATCGCCCTGGACCCGGGGCAGTTGGAAGCCACCTGGAACG tgACTAAAGCCGACCTGGAGCCGTCAGGGTTGAAGACGCTGGAGCACGTGGCCGTGACAGTGAGCATCACCCACCCACGCCGTGGCAATCTGGAGATCCACCTCCTTTGTCCCAGCGGCATGGACTCCCTGGTTGGGACAGCACGCAGCATGGATTC AGACCCCACTGGCTTTGTGGACTGGACTTTCTCCACTGTGCGCTGCTGGGGCGAGGAGGCCCAGGGCACCTACCGGCTGATCATCCGTGACGTGG GCGACGAGACACTGATAGCAGGCAGGCTGGACCAGTGGCAGCTGACCCTCTACGGCTCATCGTGGACCCCTACTCAGATCCAGGAGCGGCAGAG acCCTGA
- the PCSK7 gene encoding proprotein convertase subtilisin/kexin type 7 isoform X1 — protein sequence MEAAGDARRCPARALLLLLLLLVAGWGASGATGTRPCSAAGCPESLAWAVRLTGPEEELDRLADDLAREARLVNVGRIGELKGHYLLAYRPAAASDRATGGLRRAAEALFARHAAVGWHAAQRLLKRSKRALHFNDPKFPQQWHLDNRKSPGMDINVTGVWERNVTGQGVTVVVVDDGVEHTIKDIQPNYSPEGSYDLNSNDPDPMPHPDEENGNHHGTRCAGEIAAVSNNSFCAVGVAFGSRIAGIRVLDGPLTDSLEAVAFNKHYQINDIYSCSWGPDDDGKTVDGPHQLGKAALQHGVIAGRRGFGSIFVVASGNGGHHNDNCNYDGYANSIYTVTIGAVDEMGYKPFYAEECASMLAVTFSGGDKLMRSIATTDWDLQRGTGCTEGHTGTSAAAPLAAGLIALMLQVRPCLTWRDVQHIIVFTATKYEDHRAHWDVNQAGLSHSHQHGFGLLNAWRLVNAAKVWESVPYLASYISPLLKEKRAIALDPGQLEATWNVTKADLEPSGLKTLEHVAVTVSITHPRRGNLEIHLLCPSGMDSLVGTARSMDSDPTGFVDWTFSTVRCWGEEAQGTYRLIIRDVGDETLIAGRLDQWQLTLYGSSWTPTQIQERQRLLEKAMSGQFLNGDFALPCPPGLQIPEQQPYTITANTLKTLMLLGCFAIFWTFYYMLEVFLTCDNGAFDFPARSHRASKSPEEGALMEDTVPLCKEAEAGSQQPSPGLQNLEEGWGSQGPHWGEDY from the exons ATGGAGGCCGCCGGGGACGCTCGCCGCTGCCCTGCccgggcgctgctgctgctgctgctgctgctcgtgGCCGGCTGGGGCGCCTCCGGGGCGACGGGGACGCGGCCTTGCTCGGCTGCCGGCTGCCCGGAGAGCCTGGCGTGGGCCGTGCGCCTGACCGGCCCCGAGGAGGAGCTGGACCGGCTGGCCGATGACTTGGCCCGGGAGGCCCGCCTGGTCAACGTGGGCCGGATCGGCGAGCTGAAGGGCCACTACCTCCTGGCCTACCGGCCCGCCGCCGCCTCCGACCGGGCCACCGGAGGGCTGCGGAGGGCGGCCGAGGCGCTGTTCGCGCGGCACGCGGCCGTGGGCTGGCACGCGGCGCAGCGGCTGCTCAAGCGCTCCAAGCGCGCCCTGCACTTCAACGACCCCAAGTTCCCCCAGCAGTGGCACCTG GACAACCGCAAGAGCCCCGGGATGGACATCAACGTGACAGGCGTGTGGGAGCGGAACGTGACAGGCCAGGGGGtgacggtggtggtggtggacgatGGTGTTGAACACACCATCAAGGACATCCAGCCCAACTAT AGCCCAGAAGGCAGCTACGATTTGAACTCCAATGACCCTGACCCCATGCCCCACCCAGACGAGGAGAACGGCAACCACCACGGGACCCGCTGTGCTGGGGAGATTGCAGCCGTCTCCAATAACAGCTTCTGCGCAGTGGGCGTTGCCTTTGGGAGTCGGATTGCAG GGATCCGCGTGCTGGATGGGCCCCTCACAGACAGCCTGGAGGCCGTTGCCTTCAACAAGCACTATCAGATCAATGACATCTACAGTTGCAG CTGGGGCCCAGACGACGATGGCAAAACAGTGGACGGCCCCCATCAACTTGGAAAG GCCGCCCTGCAGCATGGCGTGAttgctggtcggaggggctttggCAGCATCTTCGTGGTGGCCAGTGGCAATGGGGGCCATCACAATGACAATTGCAACTATGATGGCTACGCCAACTCCATCTACACAGTCACCATTG GTGCTGTGGATGAGATGGGTTACAAGCCATTCTATGCGGAGGAGTGCGCCTCCATGCTGGCCGTGACCTTCAGCGGAGGCGACAAGTTGATGAGAAGCATT GCAACAACAGACTGGGATTTGCAGAGGGGAACAGGTTGCACGGAAGGGCACACGGGCACCTCTGCTGCAGCCCCCTTGGCTGCCGGACTGATTGCCCTCATGCTGCAGGTGCGCCCTTGCCTCACCTGGAGGGATGTCCAACACATCATAGTCTTCACAGCCACCAAG TACGAAGACCATCGTGCCCACTGGGATGTCAACCAGGCTGGCCTAAGCCACAGTCACCAGCATGGGTTCGGACTGCTGAACGCCTGGCGGTTGGTCAATGCAGCCAAG GTCTGGGAGTCTGTCCCTTATCTGGCCTCCTACATCAGCCCCCTTCTGAAGGAGAAGCGAGCCATCGCCCTGGACCCGGGGCAGTTGGAAGCCACCTGGAACG tgACTAAAGCCGACCTGGAGCCGTCAGGGTTGAAGACGCTGGAGCACGTGGCCGTGACAGTGAGCATCACCCACCCACGCCGTGGCAATCTGGAGATCCACCTCCTTTGTCCCAGCGGCATGGACTCCCTGGTTGGGACAGCACGCAGCATGGATTC AGACCCCACTGGCTTTGTGGACTGGACTTTCTCCACTGTGCGCTGCTGGGGCGAGGAGGCCCAGGGCACCTACCGGCTGATCATCCGTGACGTGG GCGACGAGACACTGATAGCAGGCAGGCTGGACCAGTGGCAGCTGACCCTCTACGGCTCATCGTGGACCCCTACTCAGATCCAGGAGCGGCAGAG GCTGCTGGAGAAGGCGATGAGTGGCCAGTTCCTGAATGGGgactttgccttgccttgcccccCGGGCCTCCAGATCCCCGAGCAGCAGCCCTACACCATCACTGCCAACACCCTCAAG acCCTGATGCTGCTCGGGTGCTTTGCCATCTTCTGGACATTCTACTATATGCTGGAAGTGTTCCTGACCTGCGACAATGGGGCCTTCGATTTCCCAGCCCGTAGCCACCGGGCCTCCAAGAGCCCGGAAGAAGGAGCTCTGATGGAGGACACGGTGCCCCTTTGCAAGGAAGCTGAGGCCGGATCCCAGCAACCATCCCCGGGCCTGCAAAACCTGGAGGAGGGCTGGGGATCTCAAGGCCCCCACTGGGGAGAGGATTACTAA